From the genome of Phoenix dactylifera cultivar Barhee BC4 chromosome 5, palm_55x_up_171113_PBpolish2nd_filt_p, whole genome shotgun sequence:
AGATCGCacgaaaattaaaaacaaacatGCATCTAGTTTAACGAAAGGGGGTCGTTTCAACCTACCCAGTGAAGTAGGCGACGATATCTTCAAGGCTTAGAGGAAACGCTGGGGAAAAGGTGACGAACAAAGACCGGGCATCGGCAGGAGCGGGCACGGCCGGGAGGTGATCATATGGCCTGGCCAACTCTTCCGGCAACTCGGGAAGGGCGCCCGTCTCGTATGCACCAAGCAATGCATGCAAGTTGTCGTCGAATATCAGTTTGCCAACTCCGTCCAGGACGTGGGCGATGCCCCTGACCGCGCGGTCTCTGTGGTAGTGGAAGAAGCGAAGATTAAATGGCTCGACGGCGAGTGCAGCGGTAAGAGGAATTTTGACACCGTCGTCAGTCAGCAGAGGAGCATTCTGGCGGAGTTGGCCAAGAATTTGCAGCGCTTCATCGATCAAGCGACCTACGACGTCGCGATTTCTGCAGCCGCAGACAAACGCCACGACGTTGATACCAAGTAGCTCAAGCCATAACCACAAAGCTAGGATCTTCTGTGCGAACGCCGGTGCTCGGGTTGCGAGCATGTCGAACAGACGGCGCTCTTGTTTGTGGAACACGAGAACGTCTCTGACGGATGCCATGAGATGATCCCTTGATTGAGAGGAACAGCTTGCTGCTGGTGATTAATTGTGGTGGTGCGATGCATGGCATGGGCTTCGTTCAGTC
Proteins encoded in this window:
- the LOC103711690 gene encoding uncharacterized protein LOC103711690, with the translated sequence MASVRDVLVFHKQERRLFDMLATRAPAFAQKILALWLWLELLGINVVAFVCGCRNRDVVGRLIDEALQILGQLRQNAPLLTDDGVKIPLTAALAVEPFNLRFFHYHRDRAVRGIAHVLDGVGKLIFDDNLHALLGAYETGALPELPEELARPYDHLPAVPAPADARSLFVTFSPAFPLSLEDIVAYFTG